A single genomic interval of Spinacia oleracea cultivar Varoflay chromosome 6, BTI_SOV_V1, whole genome shotgun sequence harbors:
- the LOC130463419 gene encoding uncharacterized protein, whose protein sequence is MPTYAKFLKEILTKKRVVDVVETISLPESCSAIIQNKLPTKLKDDGIFSIPCAIGERVIDKALCDLEASVSMVPFSIFQRLNVGELKPTQVSLQLADRSVKLPLGKVEDVPMRIGMFFIPVDFVVLEMEEDPNVPIILGRPFLATTGVIIDVRGGRLSLSVGMRKLSFNLTKS, encoded by the coding sequence ATGCCTACATATGCCAAGTTTTTGAAGGAAATCCTAACCAAGAAGAGGGTTGTGGATGTGGTTGAGACTATTAGCCTACCCGAAAGTTGTAGTGCCATTATCCAAAATAAGTTGCCCACCAAATTGAAAGATGACGGGATTTTTTCCATCCCTTGTGCAATTGGGGAACGTGTCATAGATAAGGCCCTATGTGACTTGGAGGCGAGTGTTAGTATGGTGCCATTCTCTATTTTTCAAAGGTTGAATGTGGGAGAGTTGAAGCCTACCCAAGTGTCTCTCCAATTAGCCGACCGTTCGGTGAAACTTCCATTGGGAAAGGTAGAGGATGTGCCTATGAGGATTGGGATGTTCTTTATTCCCGTAGATTTTGTGGTCTTAGAAATGGAGGAGGACCCCAATGTTCCAATCATTTTAGGAAGACCTTTTCTTGCCACCACGGGGGTAATCATAGATGTGAGAGGTGGTAGACTATCCCTTAGTGTGGGGATGAGAAAATTGAGTTTCAACTTAACCAAATCATGA